A single window of Plasmodium reichenowi strain SY57 chromosome 14, whole genome shotgun sequence DNA harbors:
- a CDS encoding hypothetical protein (conserved Plasmodium protein, unknown function): protein MSILKFSLIPLFYNKDNFFQITKYIQSLKDPFIFFFLCIFFFIWCTLITYIYCFFKSYDLNKNVNKKK from the exons atgagtattcttaaattttctttaatcccattgttttataataaggacaacttttttcaaataacaaaatatatacagTCGCTTAAGGATCcctttatattttttttctt gtgtatatttttcttcatttgGTGTACCTTgattacatatatatattgttttttcAAGAGTTACGATTTAAATAAG aatgtaaacaaaaagaaataa
- a CDS encoding 30S ribosomal protein S9, putative, with protein sequence MFFNHVRSYIILFILFCSYYINGRGVNRIYKNCGRKKLGNIFCCANIICVKERIKKIKHIDRWEYKRKKRKNKNIFLYIPIKKDINKMKYYNFRNIVINDFFFFINKYLCPSKIINIDSKYRTKFVLFKKDKGSDKSNNAVKKKDKKTFSEEEIEELRKKAKEKSQANRSISEESKRKKSIEKGMKRKRYIKNQKQVKKKKSTSDEEEKKKKELKDKDDTKENVDDGDDIYLRISKDNKDNIQKDEDLNSYIRTIDDFEKISNVTKNIINEKEVEYLQKIIDCDDALLKYDKREKNVKLNIEDTIFDEGNYMEHYINNISKFRYDIYNLHNKNEFDRLTKYLNYQYVEEIPVTFPTDKNYHIKLKKYFYESVCDLINKYKDRFQNYTLQQENMSDSHDIMGTIVQNDATNISMEKGNINLYNDNKGISHNNMVLENFIRENEKEKMETQTHSTINKIEEGITNPYDKSEENIMKKYMTFDLYNVLCDVKEEYEYMFDNGGIEKFSFDKNRIKNKEKLIFSGKKKRALAQVFLERGNNNLIINNRDGYQYLQYQILNLNKIFSPLLNLCLHRHFNIVAKVEGGGLSGQSVAIFHALVKYIVYNFSLKIKPFFRSLNFMTVDTRKVERKKYGLKKARKKKQYSKR encoded by the coding sequence atgttttttaatCATGTAAGGagttatataattttattcattttattttgttcatattacATAAATGGGAGGGGTGTTAATagaatttataaaaattgtggaagaaaaaaattgggaaatattttttgttgtgcaaatattatatgtgttaaggaaagaataaaaaagataaagcATATTGATAGGTGggaatataaaagaaagaaaagaaaaaataaaaatatttttttatatataccaataaagaaagatataaataagatgaaatattataattttagaaatattgttataaatgatttttttttttttataaataaatatttatgtcCATCTAAgattataaatattgatTCAAAATATAGAACGAAATTTGTTCtgtttaaaaaagataagGGATCTGATAAGTCTAATAACGctgtaaaaaaaaaagataagaAAACATTTTCAGAAGAAGAGATTGAAgaattaagaaaaaaggCTAAAGAAAAAAGTCAAGCTAATAGAAGTATATCTGAAGAATCtaaaagaaagaaaagTATAGAAAAAGGCATGAAGagaaaaagatatataaaaaatcaaaaacaagtaaaaaagaaaaaaagtaCTAGTGATGAAgaggaaaagaaaaaaaaagaattaaaagataaagatGATACAAAAGAGAATGTAGATGATGGtgatgatatatatttaagaaTATCTAAAGACAATAAAGATAACATACAAAAGGATGAAGATTTAAATTCTTATATAAGAACTATAGATGATTTTGAAAAAATCTCGAAtgtaacaaaaaatataataaatgaaaaagaagTAGAATATctacaaaaaattatagaTTGTGATGATGCACTcttaaaatatgataaaagagaaaaaaatgtaaaattaaatattgaAGATACCATATTTGATGAAGGGAATTATATGgaacattatataaataatattagtaAGTTTCgttatgatatatataatttacataataaaaatgaatttgacagattaacaaaatatttaaattatcaaTATGTTGAGGAAATACCCGTTACCTTTCCGACAgataaaaattatcatattaaattaaagaaatatttttatgaatcTGTATGtgatttaataaataagtaTAAAGACCGTTTTCAAAATTATACATTACAACAAGAAAATATGTCTGATTCACATGATATAATGGGAACCATTGTACAGAATGATGCGACGAACATATCTATGGAAAAAGggaatataaatttatataatgataataaagGAATTAGCCATAATAACATGGTTTTAGAAAATTTTATTCGAGAAAAtgagaaagaaaaaatggaaaCTCAAACACATTCCactataaataaaattgaaGAAGGTATTACAAATCCATATGATAAAAgtgaagaaaatataatgaagaaatatatgacatttgatttatataatgttttGTGTGATGTTAAAGAGgaatatgaatatatgtTTGATAATGGAGGTATAgaaaaattttcttttgataaaaatagaataaaaaataaagagaaattaatattctctgggaaaaaaaaaagagcATTAGCACAGGTTTTTTTAGAAAGAGGAAATAACAACTtgattataaataatagaGATGGTTATCAATATTTACAATATCAAATCTTAAacttaaataaaatttttagTCCTTTGTTAAATCTATGTTTACATAGacattttaatattgtAGCCAAAGTTGAAGGAGGAGGATTATCAGGTCAGAGTGTTGCTATCTTTCATGCTCTagttaaatatattgtttataatttttctttaaaaattaaaccATTCTTTAGGTCACTTAATTTTATGACCGTTGATACTAGGAAGGTTGAGAGGAAAAAATATGGGCTCAAAAAGGCGCGCaagaaaaaacaatatagtaaaagataa
- a CDS encoding hypothetical protein (conserved Plasmodium protein, unknown function): MSKVSDNIKNVDDQRKHFDEKEKKKLFLYGYEQQLLYGRINWKLAEKKKITKHSITTMKNYWNNSIANCLPQFIENYSRDVERLNEMKKQNKMKNIKKGKIKKNDNKKKTATPKVQFTKQRSNISMNRVIKGASLDYKKLSTNTFRNKQIVVNSILKKKKTMNKIIDKKNKLVSLKTKNVHLKKDIHKPTKTKIVQGLSKKDKKKENTYTTKVLLKEDKKTANKGKKEDKGKKDDKKDDKLKNKINKKDLKYDNKSQKLDKHKKEEKYEKLKTDKFKNDKGKNDKVEDKNVDKTKKDGDKKKEKNEEKIKLDDKNKKDKIKKDKKDEKKDEKKDEKKDEKKDEKKDEKKDEKKDDKKDKIKKDKKEDKKDKKSEKKDDKKTKKNIIKNSKGKK, encoded by the exons ATGAGTAAGGTATctgataatataaaaaatgtggATGATCAAAG AAAACATTTTGatgaaaaggaaaaaaaaaaattatttctttatgGATACGAGCAGCAGTTGTTATATG GCAGAATAAATTGGAAATTGGctgagaaaaaaaaaataaccAAACATTCCATAACAACCATGAAAAATTACTGGAATAATAGTATAGCAAATTG CCTACCTCAATTCATTGAAAATTATTCAAGAGATGTCGAAAGATTGAATGAGatgaaaaaacaaaataaaatgaaaaatataaaaaaaggaaaaataaaaaagaacgacaataaaaaaaagactGCTACTCCTAAGGTTCAATTTACCAAACAAAGGTCTAACATATCTATGAATAGAGTTATCAAAGGAGCTAGTCttgattataaaaaattgaGCACAAACACATTTCGAAACAAACAAATTGTTGTTAATTCcattttaaagaaaaaaaaaactatgaataaaattatcgacaaaaaaaataaactaGTATCATTAAAAACCAAAAATGTACATTTGAAAAAAGATATACATAAACCCACTAAAACAAAAATTGTACAAGGTCTATCTAAAAAagataagaaaaaagaaaatacatatacaaCTAAAGTGTTGTTAAAGGAAGATAAAAAGACCGCAAATAAAGGGAAAAAAGAAGACAAAGGAAAGAAGGACGACAAAAAAGATGATAAactaaaaaataaaatcaaCAAAAAAGATCttaaatatgataataaatcaCAAAAATTAGACAAACATAAAAAAGAGGAAAAATATGAGAAACTAAAAACGGACAAATTCAAAAATGATAAAGGGAAAAATGACAAAGTGgaagataaaaatgtagacaaaacaaaaaaagatggagataaaaaaaaagaaaaaaatgaagaaaaaattaaattagatgacaaaaataaaaaggataaaaTTAAGAAAGACAAAAAGGacgaaaaaaaagatgaaaaaaaggatGAAAAGAAGGATGAAAAGAAGGATGAAAAGAAGGATGAAAAGAaggatgaaaaaaaagatgataagaaagataaaataaaaaaagacaAAAAGGAAGATAAGAAGGATAAAAAAAGTGAAAAAAAGGACgataaaaaaacaaaaaaaaatattataaaaaattcgaaagggaaaaaataa
- a CDS encoding hypothetical protein (conserved Plasmodium protein, unknown function) produces the protein MSTVTKKNKSYLESLSDQDVLTLIKKCYRDKLIYGYVQWKLLDRKKFSKRFSVNTFKNIWRIINKSFDDYYGKYENDLSQVEVEAQEVIWKNKEEKKRRKADKEKFIQLYSSKLSVSLSNISLLRKFSKVNSSLHFRNSNSNYYSPLQNNLNNSYGNMLKSVCNDEEKNKKNYEQNYEQNYEKNYEKNCEKNYEKNYEKNYLLKSDIPNNSNINRNVDYIKKNINYIKTQSELLDLYFLIISLIHDNKRFLLLRKMDEIYERNILKCYKNINNVYNNYILNIIRMIYEMCAISNIMHNNKTSQDQFHKNISKYMNKKTNSNVSYNIYSSCSTNLRSFGHEIYNKSNKQHTHHNHFINSKCIDNKQNIIIIETNEKIYRFDKMHLNYDIFYDIYKNNLTLKNNQVITFFLPLPKNKPNHLTYKNNNFYYFDDIIYLNKNLSDDLYNYIYILQKYFLSFKFWYFYLRYQGIDKMKKLFNKELSNLFFYLDNYDKINNKSSNILFYQNNGTKKKNKKKNKKKKNYILLFEYNIKTLINLCLHILKIYLNKEIKINISYFQIIKILNLCLNPTRNKKIMRHYVVHMKFVHSIFMKLIKIKDKKIKKK, from the exons ATGTCTACAGTaacaaagaaaaataaaagttaCCTTGA atCGTTGTCAGATCAAGATGTTTTAACTTTGATAAAGAAATGTTATAGagataaattaatatatg gCTATGTTCAGTGGAAATTATTGgatagaaaaaaattttcgAAACGCTTTTCAGTTAATAcattcaaaaatatatggaGAATAATTAACAAGAG CTTTGATGATTATTACGGGaaatatgaaaatgatTTATCCCAGGTTGAGGTGGAAGCACAAGAAGTCATAtggaaaaataaagaagaaaaaaaaagaagaaaagcggataaagaaaaatttatacaGTTATATTCATCCAAGTTAAGTGTAAGTCTTTcaaatatatctttattaaGAAAATTTAGTAAAGTGAATAGTAGTCTTCATTTTCgtaatagtaatagtaattattatagtcctctacaaaataatttaaacaATAGTTATGGGAATATGTTAAAAAGTGTATGTAACGATgaagaaaagaataaaaaaaattatgaacaaaattatgaacaaaattatgaaaaaaattatgaaaaaaattgtgaaaaaaattatgaaaaaaattatgaaaaaaattatttattaaaaagtgATATACctaataatagtaatattaatagaaatgttgattatattaaaaaaaatataaattatataaaaacacAGAGCGAATTATTAGActtgtattttttaataatatccTTAATTcatgataataaaagatttcttcttttaagAAAAATGGATGAAATTTATGAGAggaatattttaaaatgttacaaaaacataaacaatgtttataataattatatattaaatattataaggATGATATATGAAATGTGTGCAATATCGAATATAAtgcataataataaaacatcACAAGATCaatttcataaaaatataagtaaatatatgaataagAAAACAAACAGTAACGTTTcctataatatatattcaagTTGTAGTACTAACCTTCGATCCTTTGGAcatgaaatatataacaaaagTAATAAGCAGCATACTCATCATAACCATTTTATAAACAGTAAATGTATAgataataaacaaaatataattataatagaaactaatgaaaaaatatatagatttGATAAAATGCatttaaattatgatatattttatgatatatataaaaataatttaacattaaaaaataatcaagTAATAACATTTTTCTTACCTTTACCCAAAAATAAACCTAATCatttaacatataaaaataataacttttattattttgatgacataatatatttaaataagaATTTAAGTGATGatctttataattatatttatattttacaaaaatatttcctttcttttaaattctggtatttttatttaagaTATCAAGGTATCgacaaaatgaaaaaattatttaataaggaattatcaaatttatttttttaccttgataattatgataaaataaataataaatcatcaaatattttattttatcaaaacaacggaacaaaaaaaaaaaacaaaaaaaaaaataaaaaaaaaaaaaactatatattactctttgaatataatataaaaacattgATAAACCTATGTTTACATATactaaaaatatatctaaaCAAGGAAATTAAAATcaatatatcatatttccaaataataaaaatattaaatttatgtTTAAACCCAACACgtaacaaaaaaattatgcGCCACTATGTAGTACACATGAAATTTGTGCATAGcatttttatgaaattaatcaaaattaaagacaaaaaaattaaaaaaaaataa